The nucleotide sequence ATATTCTTACGGAGGCTGAGGCAGAGATAGAAAAACTGGAGAAGGAGAAAGACAGGAAATAGTGGAGCAATTTGCGGGGTGAGGTTATGGAACATACAAAAGAATATGAGAAAAAATTAACCATCTCAGATGTGGCGGAGGCATTGGGGGTGTCCAAAACCACAGTTTCCAGAGCGATTTCCGGAAAAGGAAGAATTGGAAAAGAGACGAAAGAGCGGGTGCTGGATTATATTCAGGAGCACAATTACAAGCCGAATGTACTGGCGAAGGGACTGGCCCAGCTTAAAACTTACAACATTGGCGTTATGCTGCCGGAGGACTATACGGTGGTGGATCTGCCCTTTTTCCAGACCTGCCTGATTGGGGTGCAGGAGACAGCGGTGAGCATGGATTACGACGTGCTGCTCACCATGGGAAAAGAAAATGACTGTGCCCAGCTGGTGCGGATGATAGAAAACCACAAAGTAGACGGGGTGATACTTATGCGCACCTTTACCAAAGACGTCCATATTGAATATCTGAAATCGCAGGAAATTCCGTTTGTGACAGTGGGAAGTACTAATTACCAGGGGGTAATTCAGGTGGATAACGACCATAAAAGCGCCTGCCGGGAGCTGATTTCCATTCTGCTGTTAAAGGGAATGAAGAAAATCGGCCTCATCGGAGGGATACAGTCCCATGTGGTAACCCAGAGCCGCCTGCAGGGCTATATTGAGGCATATAAAACGGCAGGGCTGCCCCTGGATAAAAATATCATATATATTAATGTGGAAAAAGACATTCTGATTGAACAGGGGGTGGAACGTCTGCTGGCCAACGGTGTGGACTGTATCGCCTGCCTGGACGATGCGGTATGTATTCAGGTGCTGAACAAGCTGCGCCGGGAAAACATTCAGGTGCCGGAGCAGATGCGTGTGGCTTCCTTTTATGACAGCACAGTGCTGGAAAATAATCTGCCTTCCGTGACTTCCCTTGCCTTTGACGCGCGGGAGCTTGGAAATGTGGCGTGCAAAACATTACTGGAAGCGGTGGAAGGGAAACAGACAGATTCCCGTACTTTGCTTGGTTATGAGGTGGTTTTGAAAGAATCCACAAAATAAAACAAAACATATGCCGGTCTTGCTCTGCATAGATTTTTCAGAAAATTTAGTAAAAATACAGGTAAAATTGCAGTAAAACAAGATGAAAAGCACTGGTAAATTTACCAGTGCTTTTTAGTAAAAACATAAAATAGAGAAAAAAGGCAGGTTTTACAGGGATGGTAACGTTATCGGGAAAAAAGTTGCACAGTAAATATGTGCAAAACACAGGGAATCTCATGAGAGCAAACGGTTGCGCAGCGAAAAAATATGGTAAAACTGACGAAAAATGATTAGACAAAATATACAAAAACACCAGGGAAAATATAGAAAGTGTTGACATTGACAACAATCCGTCCCTCTGTTAAACTATAAAACATAGAACAACCGATTGCGCAACAAAAGCATTTTGTTGTTCTAAACAAAAAAATGGGAGGAAAACAATATGAAGAAAAAAGTTTTAGCAGCATTACTCTGTGTAGCAATGTCCGCAGGCATGCTGGCCGGCTGCGGCAACAATTCCGGCAGCAGCAATTCCGGAACTTCCGGGGATGACAAACAGCAGGAAGACAATGCGGATGCAGGCGACGATGCGGACGCAGGTGATGATGCGGCAGCAGCAGGCGATGAGAATACACTGACCGTATGGTGCTGGGATCCGAAATTCAACATTTATGCAATGGAAGAAGCAGGCAAGATTTATCAGGCAGATCATCCGGACTTCAACATTAACGTAGTGGAGACTCCATGGGATGATGTACAGAAGAAGCTGACCACAGCGGCAACGGGCGACGCTCTTGATACTCTGCCGGATATTATGCTGGTACAGGATAATGCATTCCAGAAGAATGTAATCTCTTTCCCGGAAGCATTTACCGATTTGACAGACAGCGGCGTTGATTTCAGCCAGTTTGGTGAAGCAAAAACAGCTTACTCCGTAGTTGACGGTAAGAACTATGGCGTTCCCTTTGACAATGGTGCCGTTGTGGCATGTTATCGTACGGATGTTCTGGAAGAAGCAGGATTTACCGTTGATGATTTCACAGATATCACATGGGATGAATATCTGGAGAAAGGCAAAGTTGTTCTGGAAAAGACCGGACAGCCGTTACTTTCCTGCCAGTCCACCGAATCTGACGTTATCATGATGATGCTTCAGTCCTGCGGCGCTTCCCTGTTTGACGATGAAGGAAAGCCCGACATGGTTGGCAACGAGGCTCTGAAGAAAGTTATGGAAACATATCAGCAGTTAGTAGAAACCGGTGTCTGCAAGCTGGTAAACAGCTGGGATGAATATGTTCAGACCCTTACAACAGGTACCGTAGCAGGAACCATCAACGGATGCTGGATTATGGCTTCCATTCAGTCTGCAGAAGACCAGAGCGGAAAATGGGCTCTGACTAATATGCCAAGCCTGGTTGGCGTTGAAGGAGCAACCAACTACTCCAACAACGGTGGCTCTTCCTGGGCTATTACAAGCAACTGCAAAAATATGGATCTGGCAAAAGATTTCCTGAAATCCACCTTTGCAGGAAGCGTTGAACTGTATGAAAACATTCTTCCGAGTTCCGGTGCTTTGGCTACTTATCTGCCGGCAGGTGATTCTGAAGTATACGCAGAGCCTTCTGAATTCTACGGCGGAGATGCTGTATTTAAGAAAATTACTGAGTATGCAAGCAAATGCCCAAGCAACAATACAGGTGTATATTACTATGAAGCACGTGACGCTATCGCAACAGCTATCCAGAATGTGGTAGGCGGATCTGATATTGGTTCTGAACTTGAAATTGCACAGGGTACCGTAGAAGGACTGATGGAGCAGTAAGAGTTCGTGCACTTATTACATAAGTGTGAATTATGGACATTCTGCTTCGGTGCAGAGTGATTCAAACGCCCGTTTTATACGGTGAAGCGGGCCATATAAAAAGCAGTCAGGGGGTCAGCAGTTGCTGCCCCCGACTGAGACTAAAGGGGGTAAATATGTGAGTCAGACAAACGAACCCAAAAAGAAAAAAATGTCTTTGAGCAAAAGACAGAATCTGACCGGCTGGGCCTTCTTAACGCCGGCGACGCTCATGATTGCAGTAATGAGTTTCTGGCCCATGATACAGGCTTTTATCCTGTCTTTTCAGAAAGGTAAAGGTAACGACTTAAGGTTTGGCGGACTTGATAACTATGTCAGGATGTTTAAAGACAAGGTCTTTATGACGTCCCTTGGAAATACATTTTTCTATCTGCTTATTCAGGTGCCCATCATGCTGATTCTGGCACTGGTTCTGGCACAGATGCTGAATAACAAAAATCTGCGGTGCAAAGGTCTGTTCCGTACCGCGATTTTCCTGCCATGTGCGACGTCACTGGTTTCTTATGCAATTATTTTCCGTTCCCTGTTTGGCGTAGACGGATTTATCAACTCAATTCTGATTAAACTGGGAATCCTGAATACGGGATATAATTTCCTGGGTCATGCCGGGAGTGCAAAAGCTGTAATTATTATAGCGTTGATATGGAGATGGACCGGATATAATATGGTATTTTACCTTTCCGGATTACAAAATATAGAATATTCTGTATATGAAGCAGCAAAAATTGACGGGGCAAATCCCCTGCAGACATTTTTTAAGATTACGGTTCCGCTGTTGAAACCTACGATTCTGCTGACAGCAATTATGTCAACAAACGGAACATTGCAGCTGTTTGACGAGTCCTTTAACCTGACAAAGGGAGGACCTTCCAACGCTACGATTACCATGTCCCATTACATATACAATATATCCTTTAAATATGTGCCGAACTTTGGCTACGCAGCAGCCATGTCCTTCCTGATTTTTATCCTGGTGGCAATTCTGGCGTTTATTCAGATGAAAGTAGGTGATAAGCGTGACTAAAACAAAAAGAGCAAATGCGTTAATGTATGTTGTTTTGATCATTGTGTCACTGATATCAGTATTCCCTCTTTACTGGATGCTGATGGCAGCCACAAATAAGAGTGTGGACGTAACCAGAGGAAGACTGATTCCGGGAACGGCCTTCCTGGACAACTGGAAAGCACTGTTTGCCCAGTCACCGGTACAGGAAGCCATGCTGAATTCCTTTAAGTATGCCATTGTGCTTACCATTTGCGCGCTGATTATCTGTTCTCTGGCAGGTTATGGATTTGAAATCTACCATGACAAAGGAAAAGACACGGTTATGTCAATCCTGCTTCTGGGAATGATGGTGCCCTTTGTGGCAACGATGATTCCGCTGTTCCGGATGTTTTCCGCAGCAGGGCTTCTGAACACCACAGTCGCATTTATTATGCCTACTATTTCCACGCCCTTCCTGATTATGATGTTCCGGCAGAGTGCCAGAAGTTTTCCCCATGATATTATTGAAGCGGCAAGAATTGACGGCCTGAATGAAATACAGATATTTTTCCGGATGTTCATTCCTACCATGCGTTCCACCTATGCAGCAGCCATGACCATTACATTTATGAATGCGTGGAACAATTATCTGTGGCCGAAGGTAATCATGCTGGATGATTCCAGTATTACCATGCCCATGCTGGTTGCCAACCTGACAGAAGGTTATGTTACGGATTATGGCGTACTGATGTTAGCCGTTCTGCTGTGCAGTCTGCCAACAATTATTGTGTTCTTCCTGTTGCAGAAGAGCTTTGCAGAAGGTATTACAGGCGCAGTGAAGTAATAGTGCAGTAATGCAATTAAAATACAGTGAATAGTATGCCGGTAAGGAAAGAGGACAGAAGAAGGAATCTCAGCCATACCGGAATGGGGCTGTCGCATTGGAGGTCAGACGTATCTTAATGCTGCAGCCCCAACTTATAAAATTATGTTGGAGGTAAAATATGCCGCAGTTTGATTATGAGAAAGTAAAAGATCCCATGTTCTTTAAAGAGAATACGCTGGAAGCCCATTCGGACCATATATGTTACGGCTCCATGGAGGAGATGGAGGCAAAAAACAGCAGATTCCGCTATTCCCTGGATGGATTCTGGAAATTTGCGTATGCCAGAAATTATAATTCGGTTATTCCGAATTTTGAGTCAGCGGAATATGACTGTAATTCCTGGGAAGATATCCGGGTGCCGGCACATATCCAGATGGAAGGATATGACAGTCCTCAGTATGCCAATGTACAGTATCCCTGGGATGGCCGTGAACAGATTGAGCCGGGAGAAATCCCTTCCCTTTTCAATCCGGTGGCAAGTTATGTGAAATACTTCACCGTTCCGGAATTTATGAAAGGGAAGCCGGTATATATTTCTTTTCAGGGTGTGGAGAGCGGCATGGCATTGTGGCTGAACGGAGTCTATGCAGGCTACAGCGAAGACAGCTTTACCCCTTCGGAATTTGATTTGACGCCTTATCTGACGGAAGGAGAGAACAAGCTGGCCGTTCAGGTTTTTAAATGGACAGCAGGAAGCTGGTGCGAAGACCAGGATTTCTTCCGGTTTTCCGGCATTTACCGAAGCGTATATCTGTATACCGTGCCGGAAACCCATATCCGGGATATCCGGGTGAAAACGCTGCTGGATGACACATACACGGACGCAGATTTGGAAGTCGCCCTGAAAGGCTCCGGTTCGGGACAGGTTTTCCTGACTCTGAGGAACGGACAGGATACGGTGGTGCAGGCTCAGACGGAGATGAAACCGGAAGCGGAAATCAAAATTCCTGTGAAACATCCGGCCCTCTGGAGCGCGGAGGAGCCCAACCTCTATGAGCTGCTGCTGGAAGTACGGAATGAAACAGGCGAGACAGCAGAAGTGATTTCCCAGATGGTGGGATTCCGTCAATTTGAAATGATTGACCATATGATGCATATCAATGGAAAACGAATTGTATTTAAGGGCGTGAACCGCCATGAATTCAGCTCTAAAACAGGCCGGGCTGTGTCAGATGAAGAAATTCTTCTGGATATTATGACCATGAAACGGAATAATATCAATGCAATCCGCACCTGCCATTATCCGGACGATTCCAGAATTTATGCTCTCTGTGATAAATACGGCCTTTATATGATTGCTGAAAACAATCTGGAAAGCCATGGCTCCTGGGACCCCATTATCAAAGGACAGGCAGGGCTGGAGGCGGCTGTTCCCGGAGACCGGAAAGAATGGCAGCCCATGATGCTGGACAGGGTAAATTCCTGCTATCAGCGGGACAAGAATCATCCG is from Lachnospiraceae bacterium JLR.KK002 and encodes:
- a CDS encoding LacI family DNA-binding transcriptional regulator, which produces MEHTKEYEKKLTISDVAEALGVSKTTVSRAISGKGRIGKETKERVLDYIQEHNYKPNVLAKGLAQLKTYNIGVMLPEDYTVVDLPFFQTCLIGVQETAVSMDYDVLLTMGKENDCAQLVRMIENHKVDGVILMRTFTKDVHIEYLKSQEIPFVTVGSTNYQGVIQVDNDHKSACRELISILLLKGMKKIGLIGGIQSHVVTQSRLQGYIEAYKTAGLPLDKNIIYINVEKDILIEQGVERLLANGVDCIACLDDAVCIQVLNKLRRENIQVPEQMRVASFYDSTVLENNLPSVTSLAFDARELGNVACKTLLEAVEGKQTDSRTLLGYEVVLKESTK
- a CDS encoding extracellular solute-binding protein, which gives rise to MKKKVLAALLCVAMSAGMLAGCGNNSGSSNSGTSGDDKQQEDNADAGDDADAGDDAAAAGDENTLTVWCWDPKFNIYAMEEAGKIYQADHPDFNINVVETPWDDVQKKLTTAATGDALDTLPDIMLVQDNAFQKNVISFPEAFTDLTDSGVDFSQFGEAKTAYSVVDGKNYGVPFDNGAVVACYRTDVLEEAGFTVDDFTDITWDEYLEKGKVVLEKTGQPLLSCQSTESDVIMMMLQSCGASLFDDEGKPDMVGNEALKKVMETYQQLVETGVCKLVNSWDEYVQTLTTGTVAGTINGCWIMASIQSAEDQSGKWALTNMPSLVGVEGATNYSNNGGSSWAITSNCKNMDLAKDFLKSTFAGSVELYENILPSSGALATYLPAGDSEVYAEPSEFYGGDAVFKKITEYASKCPSNNTGVYYYEARDAIATAIQNVVGGSDIGSELEIAQGTVEGLMEQ
- a CDS encoding sugar ABC transporter permease gives rise to the protein MSLSKRQNLTGWAFLTPATLMIAVMSFWPMIQAFILSFQKGKGNDLRFGGLDNYVRMFKDKVFMTSLGNTFFYLLIQVPIMLILALVLAQMLNNKNLRCKGLFRTAIFLPCATSLVSYAIIFRSLFGVDGFINSILIKLGILNTGYNFLGHAGSAKAVIIIALIWRWTGYNMVFYLSGLQNIEYSVYEAAKIDGANPLQTFFKITVPLLKPTILLTAIMSTNGTLQLFDESFNLTKGGPSNATITMSHYIYNISFKYVPNFGYAAAMSFLIFILVAILAFIQMKVGDKRD
- a CDS encoding carbohydrate ABC transporter permease encodes the protein MYVVLIIVSLISVFPLYWMLMAATNKSVDVTRGRLIPGTAFLDNWKALFAQSPVQEAMLNSFKYAIVLTICALIICSLAGYGFEIYHDKGKDTVMSILLLGMMVPFVATMIPLFRMFSAAGLLNTTVAFIMPTISTPFLIMMFRQSARSFPHDIIEAARIDGLNEIQIFFRMFIPTMRSTYAAAMTITFMNAWNNYLWPKVIMLDDSSITMPMLVANLTEGYVTDYGVLMLAVLLCSLPTIIVFFLLQKSFAEGITGAVK